TTGCAGTCGCTCGTCGTCGGTTCGTGCGGCGACGTCGGTAACCAGCATCTGGATGCGTCGCGGACTCACGTCGAACACGTCGTCGTCGGGGTCGCGGTCGTTCACCGCAACGAACTTGCGCAGGTCGTGGGCCACGTCCGGGAGCAAATACGCCGCCCGTTCGCGCTCGTCGCTCGAAATCCTGAGGAAGGCGTGCGTCTCCCCGTCGCGTTCTTGTTCGACCAGGTCGCGGGGGGTGAAGCGGGCGACCTCACTCGGGCGCAGCCCGGCTTCCCCCATGAGCGAGACGACCAGCTCCTCGCGGTAGGTCTCGGTCGCCCGCTTCAGGCGCGAATACGCCCGCGGGGTCAGGAACGTAGATTCCTCACGGTTCATCCTGTGTTTCGTGCTTTTCGAAAAACCCGAATTTAACTGTTACTGCTCTGCTCGCTGTTGCTGGGCGAACTGCTACGAGACTTCGACTTTCTCCACTCGAATTCACACTCTCGTTTCGTCCTTTTCGAAATATCCGAACTCATCGGTCTTCGACGATCGATTCGAGTTCGCCGACCACCTCGGGGTTCCGGAGCGCGCTGGTGTCGCCGAGGCGCTCGCCGTTGGCGATGGCCGCGAGATGTCTGCGCATTATCTTCCCCGACCGGGTCTTCGGGAGCGCCGGGGCGAAAGTGATTCGCTCTGGAACCGCGAGTTCGCCGATGGACGCCGTCACCGCCTCGCGGATGGTCGCTGCGAGCTGGTCGTCGCCGACGACGTTCTGCTCGGGGGTGATGTAGGCGTGGATGGTCCGTCCCTCCACGTTTCGTCTCCCGCCGACGACGGCGGCTTCGGCGACGCCTTCGACGTCCACGATGGCCGATTCGATTTCTTTGGTTCCGATTCGCGTCCCCGCGACGTTGACTACGTCGTCGGCCCGGCCGAGCAACTGGATGTAGTCGGCCTCGACCGCTCGGTCGCCGGTGACGTAGTACCACTCGTCGTCCGCGCCGACGACGCGCTCGCTCTCGTCGCAAAAGCCGTAGGGAATTCCGGGCCAGGGCTTCGTGATGCGGAGGTGACCCGGCGTTCCGGGTTCGACGGGGTCGCCGCGGGCGTCCACGATTTCCGCCTCGATGCCCGGTAGCGGGCGACCGACCGCCCCCGGTTTCATTGGGTCCACCCCCGGCAGCGTGGTTATCATCATGCCGCCCGTTTCGGTCTGCCACCAGGTGTCCACGACGGGGCACTCGCCACCGCCGACGTGTTCTGCGTACCAGCGCCAGGCGCTTTCGTCGATTCGTTCGCCGACCGTCCCGAGCAGGCGCAGCGACGATAGGTCATACTTCGCGGGGTGTTCTTCGCCCCACTTGACGAAGGTTCGAATCGACGTGGACGCAGTGTAGAAGACGTCCACCGCGTTTCGTTCGATTATCTTCCAGAGGCGGTCTTTGTCCGCCTGATTGGGCGTTCCCTCGTAGAGGACGGTCGTTGCGCCCGTGGCGAGCGGGCCGTAGACGATGTAGGAGTGGCCGGTAATCCAGCCGA
This sequence is a window from Haladaptatus sp. QDMS2. Protein-coding genes within it:
- the acs gene encoding acetate--CoA ligase, encoding MDTGRNQPANTSSVPGEWVDPKASFVAQANVADPSIYEQFATNWPACWREAGNRLDWDDPYDAVLDDSDGFCWFPGGTLNASYNCLDRHLEAGRKNQAALTWEGELGETETYTYQALYREVNAFAAALRDLGVEDDDVVTLYMPMIPQLPIAMLACARLGAPHSVVFAGFSADALATRMAESGSELVVTCDGYYQRGNAIDLKSTADNACLSVPQEVSQVVVNRLGNEGHRGHHWHYDQLIATHEGQTVDPVPRDATDLLFYIYTSGTTGEPKEVKHTTGGYLAHVAWTAQTVLDLEPTDTHFCAADIGWITGHSYIVYGPLATGATTVLYEGTPNQADKDRLWKIIERNAVDVFYTASTSIRTFVKWGEEHPAKYDLSSLRLLGTVGERIDESAWRWYAEHVGGGECPVVDTWWQTETGGMMITTLPGVDPMKPGAVGRPLPGIEAEIVDARGDPVEPGTPGHLRITKPWPGIPYGFCDESERVVGADDEWYYVTGDRAVEADYIQLLGRADDVVNVAGTRIGTKEIESAIVDVEGVAEAAVVGGRRNVEGRTIHAYITPEQNVVGDDQLAATIREAVTASIGELAVPERITFAPALPKTRSGKIMRRHLAAIANGERLGDTSALRNPEVVGELESIVEDR